A window of the Pseudomonas sp. B21_DOA genome harbors these coding sequences:
- a CDS encoding MerR family transcriptional regulator yields the protein MNSELTISKLAKRLDLSAHTIRYYERIGLFDPVGRGGNGHRVYAEKDVLWAEFLLRLKATGMPIQQMLRYAELRRSGDSTLAERRDLLEQHRRHVQAQISQLSQSLKVLDNKIQIYHQLEQKEQHHDP from the coding sequence TGATTTGAGCGCTCACACGATCCGCTATTACGAGCGCATCGGGCTGTTCGACCCGGTTGGGCGCGGTGGCAATGGCCACCGGGTATACGCCGAGAAGGATGTGCTGTGGGCCGAGTTTCTGCTCCGGCTGAAGGCGACCGGAATGCCGATCCAGCAAATGCTGCGGTATGCCGAATTGCGTCGATCAGGCGACTCGACCCTGGCAGAACGCCGCGACCTTCTCGAGCAGCATCGCCGGCACGTGCAAGCGCAGATCAGCCAGTTGAGCCAGTCCCTGAAGGTTCTGGATAACAAGATTCAGATCTATCACCAACTTGAGCAAAAGGAGCAACACCATGATCCGTAA
- a CDS encoding carboxymuconolactone decarboxylase family protein, which yields MTDRRARGEAALTQITGGPGQAVVDSLKDTAPELADWILSFAYGDVFARPGLDHCTRELATVAALTALGNAQPQLKVHIGGALNVGCTPEAVVDVILQMTVYAGFPSALNGITAAREVFAARGISVKS from the coding sequence ATGACTGATCGTCGAGCGCGCGGAGAAGCCGCTCTGACGCAGATTACTGGCGGACCTGGTCAGGCAGTGGTCGATTCATTGAAGGATACTGCTCCAGAGCTTGCGGACTGGATTCTGAGTTTTGCCTACGGCGATGTCTTCGCCCGCCCCGGCCTCGACCACTGCACTCGTGAGCTGGCAACCGTTGCGGCATTGACCGCACTGGGCAACGCACAGCCACAACTGAAAGTGCATATCGGCGGAGCCCTGAACGTCGGGTGCACACCGGAGGCGGTGGTCGATGTGATCTTGCAAATGACCGTATACGCAGGATTTCCCAGCGCCTTGAACGGAATAACGGCTGCGCGTGAAGTCTTTGCTGCTCGCGGGATCAGTGTTAAGTCCTAG
- a CDS encoding LysR family transcriptional regulator, which translates to MELLQSMRLFARLAELGSFTKAAESLDIGRPQVTRYIQELETSLGVRLFQRTTRKVALTAEGELFYQRVQEILAEITAATTMFDRTGATLSGRLRIDIPTAFAQLEFIKSLREFTDTYPGIDMVLGVTDRAVDLVGEGIDCALRIGELPDSTLIARPIALATMVTCAAPEYLRDHGTPETLGDLANHQGVNFLSGQNNRTLPWQFSLEGKQKTYVSRQGITVTESNAYVQCGVSGFGIIQAPGIAVAEHLANGALVEILQPLRPQPRPVSLLYPSRTHLPAQVQVFIEWLQVRFVQLYAGWVVG; encoded by the coding sequence ATGGAATTACTGCAATCGATGCGCCTGTTCGCCCGGCTGGCGGAGCTGGGCAGTTTCACCAAAGCCGCCGAGTCGCTGGATATCGGCCGGCCGCAGGTCACTCGCTATATTCAGGAACTGGAAACATCGCTGGGCGTTCGCCTGTTCCAGCGCACTACGAGGAAAGTCGCACTCACCGCCGAGGGTGAACTTTTCTATCAGCGGGTACAGGAAATCCTCGCCGAGATCACCGCCGCCACCACGATGTTCGATCGCACCGGAGCCACGCTGTCCGGCCGCCTGCGCATCGATATCCCCACTGCGTTCGCGCAACTGGAATTCATCAAGAGCCTGCGCGAATTCACCGACACCTACCCCGGCATCGACATGGTGCTGGGCGTCACCGATCGTGCGGTTGATTTGGTCGGCGAAGGCATCGACTGCGCGCTGCGCATCGGCGAGCTGCCCGACTCAACGCTGATCGCCCGCCCTATCGCCTTGGCGACCATGGTCACCTGCGCCGCGCCCGAATACCTGCGCGACCACGGCACGCCGGAAACGCTTGGAGATCTGGCGAACCATCAAGGCGTGAACTTTCTCTCGGGCCAGAACAACCGCACCTTGCCCTGGCAGTTTTCACTTGAGGGCAAACAGAAAACCTACGTCAGCCGCCAAGGTATTACCGTCACCGAGTCGAACGCCTACGTGCAGTGTGGCGTGTCGGGTTTCGGCATCATTCAGGCACCGGGTATTGCGGTGGCCGAGCATTTGGCTAACGGTGCTCTGGTGGAAATTCTGCAACCGCTGCGCCCGCAGCCTCGGCCGGTATCGCTGTTGTACCCGAGCCGCACGCACTTGCCAGCGCAGGTTCAGGTGTTTATCGAATGGTTGCAGGTGCGGTTTGTGCAGTTGTATGCGGGGTGGGTGGTAGGTTGA
- a CDS encoding NAD(P)-dependent alcohol dehydrogenase, with protein sequence MKAWLLKDFGLDNLQLGETPTPQPKAGELLVKVGAVSLNFRDKAIVDGIYEPHLVPKPLIPVSDAAGTVVAIGAGVTRFKVGDRVNSHLYSRWLDGEPGPNEPDYCFGSPLPGGLAEYMIIHEDSAVGAPANMSDEEAATLPIAALTAWYALVDFGAIQPGQTVLVQGTGGVSIFAVQIATALGAKVIATSSSDENLHAVKRLGAVAGINYRSTPNWADEVLKLTEGKGVDLLLDVAGGNGINQSVSATMASGRIAQIGFLTGQTVELNLMPLIFRQTTIRGIAVAPRSSFDRMNVFLAEHDIRPVIDHVYPFEQAREAYEHLAKGAFGKVVIKVS encoded by the coding sequence ATGAAAGCGTGGTTACTGAAAGATTTCGGGCTCGACAATCTGCAGCTCGGCGAGACGCCAACGCCGCAGCCCAAGGCTGGCGAGCTGTTGGTCAAGGTCGGCGCGGTCTCGCTGAATTTCCGCGACAAGGCCATCGTTGACGGTATCTACGAGCCGCACCTAGTGCCAAAACCGCTGATTCCGGTGAGCGATGCCGCCGGTACCGTAGTCGCAATCGGCGCCGGTGTTACTCGTTTCAAGGTCGGCGACCGGGTCAATTCGCATCTGTACTCGCGCTGGCTGGACGGCGAGCCGGGGCCGAACGAACCGGATTATTGCTTTGGCTCGCCACTGCCCGGTGGCCTCGCCGAGTACATGATCATTCACGAGGACAGCGCCGTCGGCGCGCCGGCCAACATGAGCGATGAAGAGGCGGCGACGCTGCCAATCGCCGCGCTGACCGCGTGGTACGCGCTGGTGGATTTCGGCGCGATTCAACCGGGCCAGACCGTGTTGGTGCAGGGCACTGGCGGCGTATCGATTTTCGCCGTACAGATCGCCACCGCGCTGGGCGCCAAAGTCATCGCAACCTCAAGCAGCGATGAAAACCTGCACGCGGTAAAACGTCTGGGCGCGGTCGCCGGTATCAACTACCGCAGCACGCCGAACTGGGCGGACGAGGTGCTCAAACTCACCGAGGGCAAGGGTGTGGACCTGCTCCTTGATGTGGCGGGAGGCAATGGCATCAATCAGTCGGTATCAGCGACCATGGCCTCGGGGCGGATTGCGCAGATTGGCTTTCTCACAGGGCAGACCGTCGAGCTGAACCTGATGCCGCTGATCTTCCGCCAGACCACCATTCGCGGCATTGCGGTGGCACCGCGTTCATCGTTCGACCGGATGAACGTGTTCCTCGCCGAGCACGACATTCGCCCGGTGATCGACCATGTCTATCCGTTCGAACAGGCGCGCGAGGCCTATGAGCATCTGGCGAAGGGGGCGTTTGGCAAGGTTGTGATCAAGGTGAGCTGA
- a CDS encoding glutathione S-transferase, protein MKIYDWYNGPYPARVRIALAEKSLLQRTEFVSVNLWKGEHKNPEFLRLNYSGTLPVLELDDGTLIAECTAITQYLDALDGNTVLTGRTPVEQGRIHMLTKRAEIEFLDAVSVYFHHATPGLGPEVELYQNAEWGMRMRDKAVRGMRYFDNLLRDQPFVAGASFSMADIAVLGGMIFSALVELEVPEDCTALREWHARMQQRPSVQQWRAMVERGEP, encoded by the coding sequence CTGAAAATCTACGACTGGTACAACGGCCCCTACCCGGCCCGCGTACGCATCGCCCTGGCGGAAAAATCGCTGTTGCAGCGCACCGAATTCGTCTCGGTAAATCTGTGGAAAGGCGAACACAAGAACCCCGAGTTCTTGCGCTTGAACTACTCCGGAACGCTGCCAGTGCTGGAGCTGGACGACGGCACGCTAATCGCCGAGTGCACCGCCATCACGCAATATCTTGACGCCCTCGACGGCAACACGGTGCTCACCGGCCGCACTCCGGTTGAGCAAGGACGGATCCACATGCTGACCAAACGTGCCGAGATCGAATTTCTCGATGCCGTCAGCGTGTATTTCCACCATGCAACCCCGGGACTTGGCCCGGAAGTGGAGCTGTACCAGAACGCCGAGTGGGGCATGCGCATGCGGGACAAAGCTGTGCGCGGCATGCGCTATTTCGACAACTTGCTGCGTGATCAACCGTTCGTGGCCGGCGCGAGTTTTTCCATGGCCGATATCGCCGTGTTGGGCGGGATGATCTTCTCGGCGCTGGTTGAGCTGGAAGTCCCGGAAGATTGCACGGCACTGCGCGAATGGCACGCGCGCATGCAGCAACGTCCGAGTGTGCAGCAATGGCGCGCGATGGTTGAGCGCGGCGAACCGTAA
- a CDS encoding TetR/AcrR family transcriptional regulator: protein MSVNAREAILDAAKTAAQTHGYNGINFRSIGEVVGIKNASIYYHFPSKADLGAAVAERYWQDAAKALDDIREADPEPQQSLKLYPSIFRTSLENGNRLCLVSFMAAEYQDLPDAVKDQVKKFAEVNIEWLTQVLIAAGSADEDSCKARARAIYAAVAGAQLIARSRGDIALFDELIGSYESAGLISADFTE, encoded by the coding sequence ATGAGCGTGAACGCACGCGAAGCGATTCTGGACGCCGCCAAAACAGCGGCGCAGACCCACGGCTACAACGGCATCAACTTCCGTAGCATCGGTGAAGTGGTGGGTATCAAGAACGCCAGCATCTACTACCACTTTCCCAGCAAGGCCGACCTCGGCGCGGCAGTCGCCGAGCGTTACTGGCAAGACGCGGCCAAGGCGCTGGACGACATTCGTGAGGCCGATCCCGAGCCGCAGCAATCTCTGAAGTTGTACCCGTCGATTTTCCGCACTTCGCTGGAAAACGGTAATCGGCTGTGCCTGGTCAGCTTCATGGCTGCCGAATATCAAGATTTGCCAGATGCGGTAAAGGATCAGGTAAAGAAATTCGCAGAGGTCAATATCGAATGGCTGACCCAAGTGTTGATCGCTGCTGGATCTGCCGACGAAGACAGCTGCAAGGCGCGGGCACGGGCGATCTACGCCGCGGTGGCGGGCGCGCAGTTGATTGCGCGCAGCCGAGGGGATATTGCGTTGTTTGATGAGTTGATCGGCAGCTACGAAAGTGCCGGGCTGATTTCGGCGGATTTCACTGAGTAG
- a CDS encoding alpha/beta hydrolase: MSDFPWPQGERELAQVRAFNKKLAWLPRFKVRNRVTPRLIQALLRAGQLGGAGKLRQHGLTAERKIIATVPVRIIRPKGKARGVVLDFHGGGWVIGNAQMNDNFNIAIVNTCDVAVVSVDYRLAVSTPIEGLLDDCLCATRGILNDAEFAGLPAVVVGESAGGHLAAATLLALKSSPELLQRICGALLYYGVYDLTGTPSVRTAPADTLVLDGPGMVDALRLLTPDISDEQRRQPPLSPLYGDFSGLPPALLFAGDLDPLLDDTRLIADRWQHAAPVELYVLPECPHGFIHFPTATADHVLAYSRQWISARVASYSVKSAEISPALS; encoded by the coding sequence GTGAGCGACTTTCCATGGCCGCAAGGCGAGCGCGAACTGGCGCAGGTTCGCGCGTTCAACAAAAAGCTCGCCTGGCTGCCGCGTTTCAAGGTGCGCAATCGAGTCACCCCACGGCTGATTCAGGCGTTGCTGCGGGCGGGTCAGCTCGGCGGCGCCGGCAAGTTGCGCCAGCATGGGCTGACCGCCGAACGGAAGATCATCGCCACGGTGCCGGTACGCATCATCCGTCCCAAGGGCAAAGCCAGAGGCGTGGTACTGGACTTCCATGGCGGTGGCTGGGTGATCGGCAATGCGCAGATGAACGACAACTTCAACATCGCCATCGTTAATACCTGCGACGTGGCGGTGGTGTCTGTGGATTATCGGTTGGCCGTGTCGACGCCGATCGAGGGCTTGCTGGACGATTGTCTGTGCGCCACGCGCGGCATCTTGAACGATGCTGAATTTGCTGGATTGCCCGCAGTCGTCGTCGGTGAGTCGGCCGGCGGGCATCTGGCGGCGGCCACCCTGCTCGCGCTCAAATCTTCGCCCGAACTGCTGCAACGGATCTGCGGCGCGCTGCTGTATTACGGCGTCTACGACCTGACCGGCACACCCAGCGTGCGCACCGCACCCGCCGATACGCTGGTGCTCGACGGCCCCGGCATGGTCGACGCGTTACGCCTGCTCACGCCGGATATCAGCGACGAACAACGACGCCAGCCACCGCTGTCACCGCTGTATGGCGATTTCAGCGGGCTGCCGCCAGCGCTGCTGTTTGCCGGCGACCTAGATCCGCTGCTGGATGACACGCGGCTCATCGCCGATCGCTGGCAACACGCGGCGCCGGTGGAGTTGTACGTGCTGCCGGAGTGTCCGCATGGCTTCATCCACTTCCCCACCGCCACTGCTGACCATGTGCTGGCTTACAGCAGGCAGTGGATCTCGGCACGAGTGGCGAGCTACTCAGTGAAATCCGCCGAAATCAGCCCGGCACTTTCGTAG
- a CDS encoding tryptophan-rich sensory protein — MTFFIFLLACAAAATTGVMFKPGPWYEALTKPSFTPPNWAFPIAWTIIYLLLAWAGYRLSLIPGSQTVLALWAAQIALNTLWTPVFFGAHQVLAALVILAVLWVVVAVMVVLALQLDVVTGLILFPYLAWLCVALALNCSILMKNRL, encoded by the coding sequence ATGACCTTCTTCATCTTCCTCTTGGCCTGCGCGGCGGCGGCAACCACTGGCGTGATGTTCAAACCCGGCCCGTGGTACGAAGCGCTGACCAAACCCTCCTTCACCCCGCCCAACTGGGCCTTTCCGATAGCGTGGACGATCATCTACCTGCTGCTGGCCTGGGCCGGTTATCGCCTGAGCCTGATCCCCGGCAGCCAAACGGTGCTGGCCTTGTGGGCCGCGCAAATCGCCCTGAACACGCTGTGGACGCCAGTGTTCTTCGGCGCGCATCAGGTGCTAGCGGCGTTGGTGATTCTGGCGGTGTTGTGGGTGGTGGTCGCGGTGATGGTAGTACTCGCGCTGCAACTCGACGTGGTCACCGGGCTGATTCTGTTCCCGTACCTGGCCTGGCTCTGCGTTGCGCTGGCGCTGAACTGCTCGATCCTGATGAAGAATCGCCTGTGA
- a CDS encoding sensor domain-containing diguanylate cyclase: MLGRKLPDSQGHDAAETAPIKASSDIAAFRLTVIFMLTVILAFLGVEGWRTWRDYHSAFSSARDSVTNLARATAQHAEDAIRQVDVLTAALGERVEGDGLQNIDVPRIHKLLVQQAKLMPQLHGLFIYGPDGHWIVTDKENIPDPANNADRDYFQYHRTHTDRNVRIGDVVKSKSTDDLIIPISRRLNNPDGSFAGVLLGTIKVSYFVDYYGDFKIDDKGALVLALRNGTILVRRPFIASVIGQSLADSEVFKNYLPYSNQGIAEVRAVVDGTQRLYGYRALSTYPLVVETGLSRESIIAPWRWDLIKTGFVLMSVITAFTIFGWIVLRQLRQRMVMEKDLRRAHQAMKDMALTDSLTGLANRRRLDTALADEIRLARRQGSSISLIMIDVDHFKLYNDTYGHAAGDDCLSAVGQAIARAVKRPGDLAVRYGGEEFSVLLPNTDIRGAALVAEDILETIRSLQMEHSAHPLGHVTASAGIAVGQPAEQDVSPAVLIESADKMLYAAKQQGRDRYCSGGDSGLECDGP; this comes from the coding sequence ATGCTCGGCCGCAAACTGCCCGACAGCCAAGGGCATGACGCTGCAGAAACCGCTCCCATCAAAGCTTCCAGCGACATAGCCGCTTTCCGCCTGACCGTGATCTTCATGCTGACGGTGATTCTGGCGTTTCTGGGAGTGGAAGGATGGCGGACGTGGCGTGACTACCATTCGGCGTTTTCGTCCGCCCGGGATTCGGTCACCAACCTCGCGCGCGCAACGGCGCAGCACGCCGAGGACGCCATTCGCCAGGTAGACGTGTTGACCGCCGCGCTGGGCGAGCGCGTCGAAGGCGATGGCTTGCAGAACATCGATGTGCCCCGGATCCACAAGTTGCTGGTCCAGCAGGCCAAGTTGATGCCGCAGCTGCACGGCCTGTTCATCTACGGCCCGGACGGGCACTGGATCGTCACCGACAAGGAAAACATCCCGGATCCGGCGAACAATGCCGACCGCGATTACTTCCAGTACCACCGAACCCACACCGACCGAAACGTGCGCATCGGTGATGTCGTCAAAAGCAAATCCACGGACGACCTGATCATTCCGATTTCCCGCCGCTTGAACAACCCGGACGGCTCCTTCGCCGGCGTGCTGCTGGGGACGATCAAGGTCAGTTATTTCGTCGACTATTACGGCGATTTCAAGATCGACGACAAGGGCGCACTGGTACTGGCGTTGCGCAACGGAACGATTCTTGTACGTCGCCCCTTTATCGCCTCGGTGATCGGTCAGAGCCTCGCCGACAGCGAGGTTTTCAAGAACTACCTGCCCTATTCCAATCAAGGCATCGCCGAAGTCAGAGCCGTCGTCGACGGCACCCAGCGTCTGTATGGCTACAGGGCTTTGAGCACCTATCCGTTGGTGGTAGAAACAGGCCTTTCCCGCGAATCGATCATTGCGCCGTGGCGCTGGGACCTGATCAAAACCGGCTTCGTGTTGATGTCGGTGATCACCGCTTTCACGATCTTTGGGTGGATCGTCTTGAGGCAACTGCGCCAACGGATGGTCATGGAAAAGGACTTGCGCCGTGCACACCAGGCCATGAAGGACATGGCCCTGACCGACAGCCTGACCGGGCTGGCCAACCGCCGCCGCCTGGACACCGCGCTGGCTGACGAAATCCGTCTGGCCAGACGCCAGGGCTCCTCGATTTCACTGATCATGATTGATGTTGATCACTTCAAACTCTACAACGACACCTACGGACATGCGGCGGGCGACGATTGCCTGAGCGCTGTCGGCCAAGCGATTGCGCGAGCGGTCAAGCGACCGGGTGATCTGGCCGTGCGCTATGGCGGCGAGGAGTTTTCCGTGTTGCTGCCCAACACGGATATTCGAGGGGCGGCGCTTGTGGCAGAGGACATACTTGAGACCATTCGCTCATTGCAGATGGAGCACAGTGCTCACCCGCTGGGTCACGTCACTGCCAGCGCGGGCATTGCGGTTGGCCAGCCAGCCGAACAGGACGTGTCCCCCGCCGTGCTGATCGAATCGGCTGACAAGATGCTCTATGCGGCAAAGCAGCAAGGCCGGGACCGTTATTGCAGTGGCGGGGACAGTGGCCTGGAATGTGATGGACCGTGA
- a CDS encoding DNA methylase, with protein MSEIITAGDLNIDLRNANESGLFKWLLASFLMGKRIQGAIAAKAYQVIVEQHHKDTPQKLAQCTHRQLVSMLGQARYVRYDESTASRLLALASKLNNEYAGKVSNIVAASADRKALEKRLSEFEGIGPKTIEIFMREAAAVLF; from the coding sequence GTGAGTGAAATCATCACGGCCGGTGACCTGAACATCGACCTGCGAAACGCCAACGAATCCGGCCTGTTCAAATGGCTGCTGGCCAGTTTTCTGATGGGCAAAAGGATACAGGGCGCGATCGCCGCCAAGGCGTATCAAGTCATAGTAGAGCAGCATCACAAAGACACCCCGCAAAAGCTTGCGCAGTGTACTCACCGGCAACTGGTGTCGATGCTGGGGCAGGCGCGTTACGTGCGCTATGACGAGAGCACGGCGTCGCGATTACTCGCGTTGGCCAGCAAGCTCAACAACGAGTACGCCGGCAAGGTCAGTAACATCGTCGCAGCGAGCGCGGATCGCAAGGCGCTGGAGAAGCGCCTGTCCGAGTTCGAGGGGATAGGGCCGAAGACCATTGAGATCTTCATGAGGGAAGCGGCTGCGGTGCTGTTTTGA
- a CDS encoding manganese catalase family protein, with the protein MFIHNKRLQYTVRVAEPNPGLANLLLEQFGGANGELAAAARYFTQALAEEDPGRKDLLLDIATEELSHLEVVGSIIVMLNKGAKGQLAEGVQEEGELYRALNGAGNDSHITSLLYGAGAPLVNSAGVPWTAAYVDSITEPTADFRSNIAAEARAKILYERLINITDDPGVKEALGFLMTREIAHQQSFEKALHSIQPNFPQGKLQGMPEFTNKYFNMSGEPNVRGPWNEGGAWEYVENPEPAVDGGDGLATVSLPAEDAQVLEAMKTRTASDPLSEPVTGADLGSGYVQGKDV; encoded by the coding sequence ATGTTCATACATAACAAGCGACTTCAGTACACCGTTCGAGTAGCCGAGCCCAATCCGGGCCTGGCCAATCTGCTGTTGGAACAATTCGGCGGTGCCAATGGCGAACTGGCCGCAGCAGCGCGCTATTTCACCCAAGCCTTGGCCGAGGAAGATCCGGGGCGCAAAGACCTTCTGCTGGACATTGCCACCGAAGAGTTGAGTCACCTAGAGGTGGTCGGCTCGATCATCGTGATGCTCAACAAGGGTGCCAAAGGTCAACTCGCCGAGGGCGTGCAGGAAGAAGGCGAGCTATACCGCGCGTTGAATGGCGCCGGTAATGACTCGCACATCACCAGCCTGCTCTATGGTGCCGGCGCACCTCTGGTCAATTCGGCTGGTGTGCCGTGGACGGCGGCCTACGTTGACTCGATCACCGAGCCGACCGCCGACTTCCGCTCCAACATCGCCGCCGAAGCACGGGCGAAAATCCTCTACGAACGCTTGATCAACATCACCGATGATCCGGGCGTCAAAGAGGCGCTGGGCTTTTTGATGACGCGGGAAATCGCCCATCAGCAGTCGTTCGAAAAAGCCCTGCATTCGATCCAGCCCAACTTCCCGCAAGGCAAGCTGCAGGGAATGCCCGAATTCACCAACAAGTACTTCAACATGTCCGGCGAGCCCAACGTTCGTGGCCCCTGGAACGAGGGCGGTGCGTGGGAGTACGTCGAGAACCCAGAACCTGCGGTCGATGGCGGCGATGGTCTGGCGACCGTCTCCCTTCCGGCTGAAGACGCACAAGTGCTTGAGGCGATGAAGACCCGCACGGCCTCCGACCCACTCAGCGAACCGGTGACTGGTGCTGATCTGGGCTCCGGTTACGTGCAAGGCAAAGATGTCTGA
- a CDS encoding tyrosine-protein phosphatase, whose translation MFQRLLCSLSVLSLSIAAAHAAEPVTLDTPRLSGIDNFRDIAGITTAYSTAHGGVMRSGVFYRSNALTPSAADLATLNGLGIKTIYDLRTPSEIAATPDTMISGAVYRNIDIIGSTTSGANITNISFHSAAEAVAMMEDTNRAFVSDAGMRGQFGQLFNELASVDAAQLFHCTAGKDRTGWTAAVLQSIAGVDEATIMANYLATNDYTAARVAATLKALPPSMAAVYEPLLGVQASYLQAGLDQVAAEYGSMDNYLKQGLGLSQETIYVLRGKLVEYNSLPGQAGLIGNAAAGAELLRQLQNSELSGTYSAYNYYLQSAIDAGTLGGVESQVGGQVHADAASYLLRQNAMIEQAAAAFASGSDLKAGQYRLWSTALASYLGTDGSAHVESSNEHSQGLMLGITQRFNEQLSARGGFGYSKGSVGGAGGEAETDLTFLNLGARYGLISLERGMFVDANASAGYVDYDSKRELGGGLGTAKGDTHGNLTGATVALGYRLPLSSVILEPSLGFRVSHLDLQGFKEKGSELALDVDGIEQTRRSAVANLDVSFAPVAMGAWQLVPGVRVGYERALGDQHVDSEGHLLGLDIEQRAAFDNRDQFSGGANLMANLGALSVGAEVGANGGGDSHGFNGGLKASYAF comes from the coding sequence GTGTTCCAACGTCTTCTGTGTTCGCTGTCCGTTCTGAGCCTTTCCATCGCCGCTGCCCATGCGGCCGAGCCTGTCACCCTCGACACGCCGCGCTTGTCCGGCATCGACAACTTCCGCGACATCGCCGGCATTACCACCGCGTACTCCACCGCCCACGGCGGCGTTATGCGCAGTGGCGTGTTCTACCGCTCCAACGCGCTGACCCCATCGGCGGCGGATCTGGCGACACTCAATGGTCTCGGCATCAAAACCATTTACGACCTGCGCACGCCCAGCGAAATTGCCGCCACGCCTGACACGATGATCAGCGGCGCGGTCTATCGCAACATCGACATCATCGGCAGCACCACCTCGGGTGCGAACATCACCAATATCTCGTTCCACAGCGCCGCCGAAGCGGTGGCGATGATGGAGGACACCAACCGCGCTTTCGTCAGCGATGCCGGCATGCGCGGGCAGTTCGGCCAGTTGTTCAATGAGTTGGCCAGTGTCGACGCCGCGCAGCTGTTCCACTGCACCGCCGGCAAGGATCGCACCGGCTGGACCGCCGCTGTGTTGCAGAGCATCGCTGGCGTCGATGAGGCTACGATCATGGCCAATTATCTGGCGACCAACGACTACACCGCCGCCCGTGTCGCCGCGACCTTGAAAGCGCTGCCGCCGAGCATGGCCGCTGTCTACGAGCCGTTGCTCGGGGTGCAGGCCAGTTACTTGCAGGCCGGTCTCGACCAGGTCGCCGCCGAGTACGGCAGCATGGACAATTACCTCAAGCAGGGCCTCGGTCTGTCCCAGGAAACCATTTACGTGCTGCGCGGCAAGCTGGTCGAGTACAACAGCTTGCCGGGGCAGGCCGGGCTGATCGGCAACGCCGCTGCTGGCGCCGAGTTGCTGCGGCAGTTGCAGAACTCCGAGCTGTCCGGCACTTACAGCGCCTACAACTATTACCTGCAATCCGCGATCGACGCCGGCACGCTGGGCGGTGTCGAATCTCAAGTTGGCGGACAGGTCCACGCTGATGCGGCCAGCTACCTGCTGCGGCAGAACGCGATGATCGAACAAGCCGCCGCAGCGTTCGCCAGCGGCAGCGATCTGAAAGCCGGCCAATACCGCCTCTGGAGCACCGCGCTCGCCAGCTACCTCGGCACTGACGGCTCGGCCCATGTTGAGAGCAGCAACGAACACAGCCAGGGCCTGATGCTCGGCATCACCCAGCGCTTCAACGAACAACTCAGCGCGCGCGGCGGTTTCGGCTACAGCAAGGGCAGCGTCGGCGGGGCGGGTGGCGAGGCCGAGACTGACTTGACCTTCCTCAACCTTGGTGCGCGTTACGGCCTCATCAGCCTTGAGCGCGGTATGTTTGTCGATGCCAACGCCAGCGCCGGTTACGTCGACTACGACAGCAAACGCGAGCTCGGCGGTGGCCTCGGCACAGCCAAGGGCGACACTCACGGCAATCTCACTGGCGCGACCGTGGCGTTGGGTTATCGCCTGCCGCTCAGCAGTGTGATTCTCGAGCCGAGTCTGGGCTTTCGCGTCAGTCATCTCGACTTGCAAGGTTTCAAAGAGAAGGGCAGTGAGCTGGCACTCGACGTCGATGGCATCGAGCAGACCCGCCGCAGCGCGGTTGCCAATCTCGACGTGTCATTTGCCCCAGTGGCCATGGGCGCGTGGCAGTTGGTCCCGGGCGTTCGCGTGGGCTATGAACGTGCGCTCGGCGATCAGCACGTCGACAGCGAAGGCCACCTGCTGGGGCTGGATATCGAGCAGCGCGCGGCGTTCGATAACCGCGATCAGTTCAGTGGCGGCGCCAACTTGATGGCAAACCTCGGCGCCCTGAGTGTCGGCGCTGAGGTCGGGGCCAACGGTGGCGGTGACAGCCACGGTTTCAATGGCGGACTCAAGGCCAGTTACGCGTTTTGA